One genomic segment of Francisella persica ATCC VR-331 includes these proteins:
- the hemH gene encoding ferrochelatase, whose product MQQYNSKYNKQAILLLNLGTPDNYDAKSIKRYLKEFLSDRRVIEANPILWKLILNLFILPVRSKKNVHPYEAVWDKQHNKSPLLFYIENLAKKLDARLDSYIVDCAMRYGNPSIETKIKSLHEKGATEIIIFPMYPQYSATTTATVYDEVYRVITKLRWQPTIKGINPYYDNNHYISTISQQVDIHINNLKYTPDTVVFSFHGLPQQYFDKGDPYYCHCHKTYRLIKESLQNKYHNIDFTLSFQSRFGHKKWLKPYTTFKLAELAKQNKKVVVIAPGFSVDCLETLEELAITEKHNFIEKGGKEFSLIPCLNESDIHVEMLYNILKEEICLKK is encoded by the coding sequence ATGCAACAATATAACAGTAAATATAACAAACAAGCTATCCTATTGCTCAATCTTGGAACTCCAGACAATTATGATGCTAAATCAATTAAAAGATACTTGAAAGAATTTCTATCTGACCGTAGAGTGATAGAAGCTAATCCAATACTATGGAAATTAATCTTAAACTTGTTTATCCTACCAGTACGATCTAAAAAAAATGTCCATCCTTATGAAGCAGTCTGGGATAAACAACACAACAAATCTCCATTATTATTCTATATTGAAAATCTTGCAAAAAAATTAGATGCTAGATTAGATAGTTATATAGTTGATTGTGCAATGCGCTATGGTAATCCAAGTATTGAAACTAAGATCAAAAGTCTTCATGAGAAAGGTGCTACAGAAATAATAATATTTCCGATGTATCCTCAATACTCTGCAACTACTACGGCTACAGTTTACGATGAAGTTTATAGAGTTATAACTAAATTACGCTGGCAACCAACTATTAAGGGTATAAATCCTTATTACGATAATAATCATTATATATCAACGATTAGCCAACAAGTTGACATCCATATTAATAACTTGAAATATACGCCTGATACTGTTGTTTTTTCTTTTCATGGCTTGCCACAACAATATTTTGACAAGGGTGACCCTTATTACTGCCATTGTCATAAAACTTATCGCTTAATTAAAGAGTCTCTTCAAAATAAATACCATAATATTGATTTTACATTATCTTTTCAATCGCGTTTTGGTCATAAAAAGTGGCTAAAGCCATATACAACATTTAAACTTGCAGAACTAGCAAAACAAAATAAAAAGGTTGTTGTCATAGCTCCAGGGTTTAGTGTTGATTGCTTAGAAACTTTGGAGGAATTAGCAATTACAGAAAAACATAACTTTATTGAAAAAGGTGGCAAAGAATTTAGTCTAATACCATGTTTAAACGAATCTGATATACATGTAGAAATGTTATATAACATATTAAAAGAGGAAATATGTCTAAAAAAATAG
- a CDS encoding ribonucleotide-diphosphate reductase subunit beta produces the protein MVEVKIYTKTNCPFCDLAKSWFGANDISFKQISLDDDVKRAEFYAEVNKNILLVEEHIKTVPQIFVGDVHIGGYDNLMARAGEVIARVKGSSLTTFSKTYKPFNYPWAVDLTVKHEKAHWIEDEIDLSEDVTDWKNGKITKVEKEYITNILRLFTQSDVAVGQNYYDQFIPLFKNNEIRNMLGSFAAREGIHQRAYALLNDTLGLPDSEYHAFLEYKTMTDKIDFMMDADPTTRHGLGLCLAKTVFNEGVALFASFAMLLNFQRFGKMKGMGKVVEWSIRDESMHVEGNAALFRIYCQENPYIVDNEFKKEIYLMASKAVELEDKFIDLAYELGTIEGLKADEVKQYIRHITDRRLNQLGLKEIYNIEKNPLTWLEWILNGADHTNFFENRVTEYEVAGLTGNWDEAYNA, from the coding sequence ATGGTTGAAGTAAAAATATATACAAAAACAAATTGTCCTTTTTGCGACCTTGCAAAAAGTTGGTTTGGTGCTAATGATATCTCTTTTAAGCAGATATCACTTGACGATGATGTCAAAAGAGCTGAGTTCTATGCTGAAGTAAATAAGAATATTCTTCTCGTAGAAGAACACATCAAAACAGTGCCACAGATATTTGTTGGAGATGTACATATCGGTGGTTATGATAATCTTATGGCTAGAGCTGGTGAGGTAATTGCTCGTGTTAAAGGTTCATCATTAACTACTTTTTCAAAAACATATAAACCTTTCAACTATCCATGGGCTGTTGATCTTACTGTAAAGCATGAAAAAGCTCACTGGATAGAAGATGAAATTGACCTTTCCGAAGATGTCACAGATTGGAAAAATGGTAAAATAACTAAAGTTGAGAAAGAATATATTACTAATATTTTAAGACTTTTTACCCAGTCTGATGTTGCAGTTGGGCAGAACTATTATGATCAGTTTATTCCTTTATTTAAAAACAATGAGATAAGAAATATGCTTGGATCTTTTGCTGCTCGTGAAGGGATTCATCAAAGAGCCTATGCATTACTTAATGATACTTTAGGTCTACCTGATTCTGAGTATCACGCATTCTTAGAATACAAAACAATGACAGACAAAATTGATTTCATGATGGACGCAGACCCTACTACGCGTCATGGTTTAGGACTATGTCTTGCTAAGACTGTATTCAATGAAGGTGTAGCTTTATTTGCGTCTTTTGCAATGCTACTTAACTTCCAACGCTTTGGGAAGATGAAGGGTATGGGTAAAGTAGTCGAATGGTCAATTCGTGATGAGTCAATGCACGTCGAAGGTAATGCAGCATTATTTAGAATTTACTGTCAAGAAAATCCTTACATAGTTGACAATGAATTCAAAAAAGAAATTTATCTAATGGCTAGCAAAGCTGTGGAACTTGAAGATAAATTTATTGACCTAGCTTATGAGCTTGGGACTATCGAAGGTCTTAAAGCTGATGAAGTCAAGCAATATATTCGTCATATCACTGATAGACGCTTAAATCAGCTTGGCTTGAAAGAAATTTATAATATTGAAAAAAACCCGCTAACATGGTTAGAGTGGATACTAAATGGTGCAGATCACACTAACTTCTTTGAAAACCGTGTCACCGAGTATGAAGTTGCTGGCTTAACAGGTAATTGGGATGAAGCTTATAACGCCTAA
- a CDS encoding FAD-binding domain-containing protein, whose amino-acid sequence MFDAEFVSNNANWQWVAGYGLDAASYFRIFTQCYKLKI is encoded by the coding sequence TTGTTTGATGCTGAATTTGTAAGTAATAATGCTAACTGGCAATGGGTAGCTGGCTATGGCTTAGATGCAGCATCATACTTTAGGATTTTTACCCAATGTTACAAACTAAAAATTTGA
- the coaBC gene encoding bifunctional phosphopantothenoylcysteine decarboxylase/phosphopantothenate--cysteine ligase CoaBC: MANRILFGITGSVSAFKTVNLIRLFIKSGTQCKAIVTKGAQQFIKPELLVALGCDVYIDKKLDMFCYQQSMAHINLPRWADKIFIIPASANTLSKLAYGLANDLLSQVILANKDNSKVYLAPAMNVNMWQNKLTQDNVKKLQALGFNLILPDEGLQACGDSGGGRLHEPEELFKLLDTSQDFKDKKVLITVGATVEDIDGVRYLSNYSSGKMGFALVKQLLARGANVTMLKAKTTINFDINHSQLKIVKTLSADEMNQAMLELAKDSDIFIGCAAVVDYKIKNKFTNKIKKTDDSLTLEFIKNPDILINCKQHYPQIFAIGFAAESENIIEYAQAKLIKKNLNMIVANETNVFGKDDSSVTILSKHQNKQYKTKSKSEIAKIILDFAKEII, encoded by the coding sequence ATGGCAAATAGAATTTTGTTTGGAATTACTGGAAGTGTATCAGCTTTTAAAACAGTAAATCTAATCCGTCTTTTTATAAAAAGCGGTACTCAATGTAAGGCTATTGTTACTAAGGGAGCTCAACAATTTATTAAACCTGAGCTTTTAGTAGCTTTAGGTTGTGATGTTTATATAGATAAAAAACTAGATATGTTTTGTTATCAGCAAAGTATGGCACATATAAATTTACCACGCTGGGCAGACAAGATATTTATAATTCCCGCATCAGCAAACACTCTATCTAAATTAGCTTATGGCTTAGCTAATGATTTACTTAGTCAAGTTATCCTTGCTAATAAGGATAATTCTAAGGTGTATCTTGCTCCAGCTATGAATGTAAATATGTGGCAAAATAAACTAACTCAAGATAATGTCAAAAAACTTCAAGCTTTAGGGTTTAATTTGATATTACCAGATGAAGGTCTTCAAGCTTGTGGCGATAGTGGTGGTGGTAGACTGCATGAGCCTGAAGAGTTATTTAAGTTATTAGATACTTCTCAAGATTTTAAAGATAAAAAAGTTCTCATAACAGTAGGAGCAACTGTTGAAGATATTGATGGTGTTAGATATTTATCAAACTATAGCTCGGGTAAGATGGGATTTGCTTTAGTAAAACAACTGCTTGCTAGAGGTGCAAATGTGACTATGCTTAAGGCCAAAACCACAATTAATTTTGATATAAATCATAGTCAGCTAAAAATAGTTAAAACTCTAAGTGCTGATGAGATGAATCAAGCAATGCTAGAGCTAGCAAAAGATAGTGATATCTTCATTGGTTGTGCTGCAGTTGTTGATTATAAAATCAAAAATAAATTTACTAATAAAATTAAAAAAACAGATGATAGTTTAACTTTAGAGTTTATAAAAAACCCTGATATTTTGATTAATTGTAAGCAGCATTATCCACAAATTTTTGCGATAGGTTTTGCTGCTGAATCAGAAAATATAATCGAATATGCCCAAGCTAAGCTTATCAAGAAGAATCTAAACATGATTGTGGCAAATGAAACGAATGTTTTTGGTAAAGATGACTCTTCTGTGACAATATTATCTAAACACCAAAATAAACAATATAAAACTAAATCAAAGTCAGAAATAGCTAAAATAATATTAGATTTCGCTAAGGAGATAATATGA
- a CDS encoding MFS transporter has product MKDTKWILVILCFGYFIDFYDLTVFSVSYVDLLKQQFKIFDSTKIQQIYYLINNIQMIGILVGAILFGILADKFGRITVIKYSILLYSVMTILCIFVYNIYIFVLLRFLAYLALASEFAVSSVLIVEFFPPKIASWGMSLLYILGVLGGVAATLWGIFSYKVMFIFGGFAGLGIYAFRRILEESPYFIELYTSDRFKNAGSVVFLFKNYSKPLILNFLITLPYFFVITVMFALVKFIATDIDFAKLVKIFLFGFFAGNIISCIISGIYNQYFKSPNLFFIINIIIFLISIFAYRYISSNFIFIYGIFIGLMGGGYNIMWAQYAATEFPTEVRSLACNMIFALGRTSSIFFGIIFTSWLASEGLFRQRVNILAIAVAIIVLLIIFFYKRKKILVNRE; this is encoded by the coding sequence ATGAAAGATACAAAGTGGATTTTAGTTATTCTCTGTTTTGGGTATTTTATAGATTTTTATGATCTAACAGTATTTAGTGTTTCTTATGTTGATCTATTGAAACAACAGTTTAAAATATTTGATTCTACTAAAATCCAACAAATATATTATCTAATAAATAATATTCAGATGATAGGTATACTAGTTGGGGCAATTCTTTTCGGTATTTTAGCAGATAAATTTGGTCGTATTACAGTTATCAAATACAGTATATTACTTTATTCAGTAATGACAATATTATGTATATTTGTATATAATATTTATATATTTGTGTTGTTAAGATTTTTAGCATATCTTGCTTTAGCGAGTGAATTTGCGGTTTCAAGTGTTTTAATTGTCGAATTTTTTCCACCAAAAATAGCTTCTTGGGGTATGAGTCTCTTATATATTTTAGGTGTTTTAGGTGGGGTGGCTGCGACACTTTGGGGTATATTTTCTTATAAGGTGATGTTTATTTTTGGTGGATTTGCTGGCTTGGGTATATATGCTTTTAGAAGAATTCTTGAGGAATCGCCATATTTTATTGAGTTGTATACATCAGATAGATTTAAAAATGCTGGAAGTGTGGTTTTTCTTTTTAAAAATTACAGTAAGCCATTGATATTAAATTTTCTAATTACACTACCTTATTTCTTTGTTATTACTGTAATGTTTGCTTTAGTTAAGTTTATTGCTACTGATATCGATTTTGCTAAATTAGTGAAGATATTTTTATTTGGTTTCTTTGCAGGAAATATTATTAGTTGTATTATTAGTGGTATTTATAACCAGTATTTCAAGTCACCAAATTTATTTTTTATTATAAATATTATTATATTTTTAATAAGTATTTTTGCTTATAGATATATATCGAGTAATTTTATCTTCATATATGGGATATTTATCGGTTTGATGGGTGGTGGTTATAATATTATGTGGGCGCAATATGCTGCTACTGAGTTTCCAACAGAAGTTCGTTCATTAGCTTGTAACATGATATTTGCTTTAGGTAGGACAAGTAGTATTTTCTTTGGAATTATTTTTACATCTTGGCTTGCTAGTGAAGGGCTCTTTAGACAAAGAGTTAATATCCTTGCTATTGCTGTAGCAATTATAGTTTTATTAATTATTTTCTTTTATAAAAGAAAAAAGATTTTAGTAAATAGAGAATAA